The Acanthochromis polyacanthus isolate Apoly-LR-REF ecotype Palm Island chromosome 16, KAUST_Apoly_ChrSc, whole genome shotgun sequence genome segment GAACgaggctcagggaaggcagaCATATGGGGGTGAATGtagatacactatattgccaaaagtattcgctcacccatccaaataatcagaatcaggtgttccaatcacttccatggccacaggtgtataaaatcaaccacctaggcatgcagactgtttttacaaatatttgtcaaagaatgggtcgctctcaggagctcagtgaattccagcgtggaactgtgacaggatgccacctgtgcaacaaatccagtcatgacatttcctcgctcctaaatattccacggtcaactgtcagctgcattataagaaagtggaagtgtgtgggaacgacagcaactcagccacaaAGTGGTAGGCCACATAAACTGACAgagcggggtcagcggatgctgaaGCATAGTGCCAAGTGgtcgccaactttctgcagagtcaatcgctacagaccttcaaatttcatgtggccttcagattagctcaataTTAGTgcgcagagagcttcatggaatgggtttccatggccaagcagctgcatccaagccatatatcaccaagtgcaatgtcAAGCAttggatgcagtggtgtaaagcacgctgccactggactctagagcagtgaaGACACGTTCTCTGGAGATGACCAatcgcttctccatctggcaatctgatggaccagtctgggtttggcggttgccagaaGAATgatacttgtcggactgcattgtgccaagtgtaaagtttggtggagggggattatggtgtggggttgtttttcaggagctgggcttggctcctgagttccagtgaaaggaactcttaatgcttcagcataccaaaacattttggacaattccatgctcccaactttgtgggaacagtttggagctggccccttattcttccaacatgactgtgcaccagtgcacaaagcaaggtccataaagacatggatgacagagtctggtgtggatgaacttgactggcctgcacagagtcctgacctcaacctgatagaacacctttgggatgaattagagcagagactgagagccaggccttcttgtccaacatcagtgtgtgacctcgcaaatgcgcttctggaagaatggtcaaaaattcccataaacacactcctaaaccttgtggacagccttcccagaagagttgaagctgttatagctgcaaagggtggaccaacgtcatattgaacccaatggattaggaatgggatgtcacttacgttcACAAGGCAcgtgagcaaatacttttggcaatatagtgtagatagatagatagatggatagatagatagataattcGAGTGGGagagaacagacaaacagagcagcagcagtaccAAAGATACCTGCAGAGAGGGCGAAACATAAGCTACTGAACAGAGAAGACACGaagtttgtattgttttgatgGAGAGTAAAAGCAGGCGTGcactaaccgtgatgtcacccgttggtttcaatgctgagaaaatgaagcccggatttccTGCTTTGAAGGAGGATTAAAGTTGGGACGGGGCAAGATGGCGGCGTGAGCAACCCTCCTTTTCAACCTGTTGCACcaaactttaaattttatttcGGAAAACAATCGGTTTAACGCTATACTCTGTTTTTGGTATCTTATCATAACCATACTTTTGACGTCTTAATGTTTTCTCGAGACAGGAAAAGATCATCTGCCAAGAACAAAAGCCCGTTTGCTAAAAACAATCCCCCTCTCGTAAACTTTGAAGGTGAGGGGCTAGCTGGCCGTGATAAAGAAATCATTGGAGTTCTCTCAAATCTTATCAATTCCCGCTTTGATGCCATGGAAAAGCTAATTAATGGCAACACACTGAAGATTGAGGGTCTTAAGAAGTTTCATCCGGACCCTTTCCCTCCCTCTTCAAGTCAGTCACTCCGGTCTGGTAAGCCCTCAGCCCTAAGTTCAGTATACAGATGTTCGGTGGCTGCACCCTGGAGGTCCTAACAGATTACTTCTATTTGGCCACTTACTATTGAGCCGTCTCGTGGCACCGCCACTAAGGTTTTTATATTGAACCCTTGTCATTTTAACCAAAGGAACATATTGTTAATAAATTCTAGTTTGTGTATATTTGAGTCATGTCTGTCTCTCGCGTCCTATGTACCTGTGACCTTTCCCTGTATTGGAGTGGTGGTTCCCTCTAGTCGGATTTCCTGGGGGTGAAATTCCCCCAGGGGGTGTTGTCAGTCATTTGGTAATCAGCCAAAGTACATTAACCCTTGTAGCATTGCCACATTCTTGGCGTTGTCAGCAGAATGACACTGAAGACAGATGTGTATTCCAACgggggtttttttcttctgtgttttttgtattgttgatGATTTTCTATTATGTGTACATGTTTTTTAGAGACAGAACAGCAGTAGTTGATGTGTAAATCTAATCAGCCTTCAGCATCAAGTTTATAAATTTGGTTTTTGGTGAGTTTTGGTATAGCTCCTCCTCTGGTGCCATGGAGGAGGAAAGGCAACAGCTAGGACCTTATCATGCAGCTGAAGGCTGATAATGAGCAGCTTCACCAGGAGAGGCAGGCCTTGCAGGCTGGCCTCAGTGCTGCCACCCCAGCCCCTATTGCTCTGGTGAGTAATGTCATATTGGCAGGTAACAGAATGGTTGGTGTTGGTACCAAGAAATCATGGAGGTCTCGGGTGTAATGGTGAAACTGGTGTTCATGTAGTTGAATGGGCTTTTCCTTGTGCCCGTGTTACTGTTGCCCTTGGTCAGGCACCCTTTTTCTCCCCGTCAGCCAGAAAACTGATGTCCACTGAGTTGTTGAGCCACAGCTCAGATGGGGAGTTCATGGGTTCAATTGAGGAGACTGTAGGTAAGTTGTTATCTTGCCTTcatagtaattttttttttcttttttttatgggCAGTCTCATGGTCCCATGCTTGGTGGACACTGGATTCATGGTGTCTGTCACAGAGCTTCTTTCGGAAATCTTTTGCACTGTGGGGCATCAATCGCATAAAATTTTGTCATTGGCTGCAACTTTGAGCCGCCAACGGCCTAGCAATCCCATACATCGGCTATCTTGAGTTAGATGTGGTAAGGTGTTCCCTGGTTGTGGCATATTGGTGGTGTGAGACCCCTCAGTGTGTCATCTTCTGTCCCTGGAACCTTGGGAATGGATGTTATTTGTCAAAGCTTTTGTGACCTGCTTGGGGCATATGGTGTTGCCctctttttgcttgtttgtggtGACTCTGGCTTTTGGTTTAGTTACTGAGGCCCCGTAACCATGTTACCAGTCCACCACTCTGCACTGCCTGAAGTTGCTGGACCTTTTATGGGGCTGAGTCTATTGTCCAGCCTGCTTTACACTGGTCTTGGTGTTAATGCATTAAGTTTCTTCTTTAGGTTCATTGTCGGGGCGACGATGCAAAAGTGGGGGGGTAAGTGTGGCAGGACGGCCTAGCCTGTCTCCACCTATGTTAAGTATATTGGATCAGGGGGTGTAGTTTTTAAGTGCTCCCGGTCATTGAATGCAGCTGGGCTGGGAGCAATCATCCCATTGCATCTTGATTACTGGGCGTTGCTGCACTGCAGTATATCTGAGGGCTGTGCATTTTCCACATGCGTCCTCTACCTGGAGCTGGGGTGTTCACTCAGCTACGTAGTTTTGCCGTGGCAGACTCAAGATGCTGGTGGAGTATTTCTCTACCTACGTGTCAGGTATGTTCCGATGCAGTCACTGCGTCTCCAAGCGACGTTTGTGCTGTGTCTGATCTGCTCGTTGCTTTTAGTAGAATTTGGGCTGGTACCTTGACTGAAGGCTGGGAGCCGGATGTGTGTGGCCTCAGAGCTGGGCATAAACTATGCATCGTGTCAGATTTTTGAGGTAGGCTGGCTCATTCATGTAATTTTGAATGTGTTTGCTAGGCTGCCCGTGAACTGACTGCTGTTGGCAGTGATCGTGCGGCTGTTTCTCCTGATGcctgaggaactgcagttttattGACGAGCCGCTCCACGTCTCAAgcgagctgctgctgttctggcTCTGCGTTCATTGCAGCAAGTTGCCCATCGGGAATTGCTGCATTGgtctttttatggtgttttaaaAGACAATCCTGGTGTGCGTGTGCCCACTGCCTGGCACACTCATTGTTTGTAAAAATGATTAGAATTACTTTTTACTGAGTTTGTGATCTGTTTATTCTTTCCTTTTgtgattctgtcttttttttttttttttttttttgggggggggaggGGTTGTAtgattgcttgttttgtttgcatttctttctgtGGACAGGAGCTGTGGCGGGTGGCTGGCTGACTATGTAAgctttttttacagtaaactttATGCTCTACATTCTTCTGAAAACTGAGCAATTTTTAAATATGGATATACAACTGATTCAACCCTCTGAACGTgatgattgtgttgtttttgtttccccccccccccccccccccctctcaaCTGATGAAGTTGTTAAATCCATAAATCATCTGAAAAGCAACAAGTCTCCAGGGCCAGATGGCTTGATTGGGGGATTCTATAAACAATTTTGCAATTTAATTGCTCCTTTCTAACCAATGTGTTCTTAAAGTATAGACAAATGCACCCTCCATCTTTAAATCAAGGAGTGATCACACTAATACCTAAACCCAAAAAAGATATACTAATTCTTGATAACTGGTGTCCAATCTGTTTATTGAATAATGACCATAAGATACTTGCGTCTGTGTTTGCAAAGAGactaaaaccagtcctaaatTCTGAAATGGGAGAAATGCAATCAGGCTTTATGCAAAATCGACCTATTTCAAACAATATTCGTCTTGTACTAGATATTCTGGATTATTCTCACTTCTTAACAGAAGATAGTTATATTctctttttagatttttttttttttttataaggcATTCTATTCCATTAGTCATGATTTTATCTTTAGCTGTCTTCATAAATTCGGGTTCGGCTCACCCTTCTGTGACACTATTAAAATTATGTATAAAGGGGGTAATTGCACTGTCAAGTTAAAACGGGTACCTCCCCCCCGATTCAACCTTAGAAGAGGAATCCATCAAGGCTGTCCAATTTCGCCTTATTTATTCCTACTAGCTACTCAAATTCTTGCAAATTATATctctataaatcatttaaaaggtATCTCTGTTTTCGGCAAAGAAATTTTTATGAGCCAATTAGCAGATGATACTACTCTCTTTTTGAGGGATCGTAGTCAAATCCCATATGCTCTGAATTTAGTACATACATTTTCTAAGGCTTCAGGACTTTatcttaatattttaaaaaaaaaagtgaacttcaagttaaaaataacaatacagaAAGCATTTGTGACATACCTGTCAAAAACGGCATAATGTATTTGGGGATTATAATTTCAAAAGACAATACAGAGAGAAGTGCTTTAAATTGTGTCCCTTTAATcgacaaagcaaaaaaaacgcTTTAACCAATGGCTCCAAAGAGACTTGAGTTTGAGAGGTAGAGGCTTGTTCTCTAAGGCGGAAGGTATTTCGAGACTTACTTACTTTGCTCTAGCGCTGTATTTGGACAATCAGACACTCAAAGCTATAGACCAgatgttgtttaattttatttggaaaaatcACATACACTATTTAAGGAAATCTGTAGTGATGAACTCTTATGAAAAGGGTGGCTTAAACTTCCTTGATTTCACAACTCTAAATAATACTTTTAAGGTAAACTGGATTAAGTCTTATCTCAAGAATCCAACGTCCATTTGGAATATTTTCCAGCTTAGGTGGCCTTAattttcttctcctctgcaACTATAATGTTGACAAAATACCTGCTAAACTATCTACATTTCACAAGCAAACCCTTTTAGCATGGGCACGCCTATATAAGCATAATTTCTCTCCTCATAGCTTTTACATATGGAACAACCAATACAtactttacaaaaacaaatcattatTTTGTCATCGGCTTGACAAGAATATCCAACTAGTGGGTCAACTTTTTGACAGAAATGGACACTTGTTGAGAAATGATGAGTTCAATATGAAATACAACCTTGCTGTACCTCCTAAAGAACATGCAATTGTGTTTGATGCAGTTACTAAAGAAATTTGCGAACTGTTTAAAAATACTGTCACTGATGAAAGAAAGTGTTTGTCTATAACTGACACCACCATTGGTAAAGCTTGTCTTACTCCTACttgtaaaaataacagaaaaatacgTGCCCTGTTTCAGCAAGATATAATCTCTCTGCCCAGTTCTATTTTCTATTGGTGGAACTTTCTCTGATTTATGGAAAAGGGGCTGGACAGTAATCCAAAAGTTTTtgattaataataaaatgaaagatgTTTGCTTTAAGGTTATGCACAGAATTTACACCACTAATCAATACAtgataaaatattgtaaaacgATTAATCTTAACTGCTCCCTGTGTAAAGAACGTGCAGAAACAATTGGTCATCATTTTTGGAAGTGCTCAGTCACTCGGTGCTTTTGGAAAGACTGCTTACAATTTATAAAATATAATGACTCTACATTTGAGTTAAAATTTGAACATGTAGTCTTTGGTTTCCATGAATGAAATATGGACACAAACAGAAGGCTGCTGATTAATTTGATTATtatattttgcaaatttcaCATTCACAGATGTAAATTTTTATCATCATCTTTATTTTTCCCTGCTGTGAGTAAGGAAGTTGAATTGTACTTGTCAACTATCTCACAGAGCTTGAACAGAAAAGCTATTATAACATATGAAAGCTGGTTATCACTGAATGTATTTAATATATAATTAATTCTTGCACTGCTTACTTATGGAGCTCCCCCTGGCATCTGTATTTTGTTCAAGAACTGTATTgtaatttttcaataaaacaaaaaaaaaggattttgctacttcctggtcaccattttggattttttttggagccagtgacgtaaaaagcgtcatcaaacaggctggactaGAGActagagggggggggggggaatcctgagctgtagaaaatcagtctcaaattttattttttctggtgatgaattgggggcaaaagctttttggagccaaccctagcggacggcgtgatattgcaagtttttgacacttccgggtgggcttcatttttggagccagatgctacgtccatctttatatacagtctatgagtaaataaatgagtaaaagaGACGTGCTCAGTGcttctgaaaacaaaatatttaaaaaatcacattcCTGGgccagatttttttatttatttattgcattttaaccCATATAGAAAAAAGACAATGTGTGAGTTCTGCGCGAACTTTaacatttgtgcttttttccccgAGGAGACAGTGAACGCAGCAACATTTTCCACCGGTTCCGACTGATGAGAAAGTCGTCCATCACCTCTTTTCAGACAAAAGAAGCTCCAGTGATCAGGTAAAACATTGGCGTGTTAGTATTGTTTATACTGGTCCTgtgttgactttttaaaaacgGTTTTCCGCTCATTAAACCCGTGCAGCTGACTGAACTCGATTCTTCTTAAATCATTTGTCTGACGGTACAAGCTTGTGTTACCGGCGAGCTCATGTCTGCTGTTCACAAGAGTATTGTCTCTTTGCATAAAGTCATCGAAGACATTACTGAACTGTGAATAATATTTAGAATGGAAGAACTGCACATTTGTGAAATTAATGTAGAGTAAGCAGCCTTTCAGCTTAGATATAGCTAGCCGCGAGTGCTAATCTTGTACTTCCGCATTGACAGTCCGCCCTGCTCATGTTGGAGCTTGTTACTTGATCTCAGAGCTGCAGTCACTCCTGCTCTTTAATTCAAGCCTCATTGAGGTGTTCTTGTAACCACATCTTCAattttaactgcatttattGGATGGATGTACTGGCTATAACACGCATTCTCACACCAGCAAAGAATCCCCGTTCCAAACTGcgttcacaaaaatgtcaaaattagaATTCCCTCGCTGATAATCCAGTTTCACTCCTGGGAAAAGAACTGCTGATATTTCTTTTTGCATTACATACTTGTTTTCTAAACTTTGGCACACAAAGCAGCGCTCAATGTCACTTAAAGATGCCATATCAGTTCAggaaattgtttaaaattgtaGTACAGATTATTGTGACGATTGATAAATCTGTTGGTTTCTTTTGTCAGGTAACAAATTAGTTCTTAAATCtataaattgcaaaaaaaaaaatttgttgcttttttttaaagttagtcAGGGACTGACATCCTCAGATGTGCTGATttatccacaacccaaagatatcaGTTAACGACTACAGAGGAGtaacaaaaccagaaaattcACATTAAAGAAGAGAATTTAGatgttgtctttaaaaacaaTACCCAAACTGATTAGTATATTATCAAATAGTTGCCGATTTATTCAGTAGTTGACACCTGATTGATGAATAGTTACAACTCTTCTACTTCCTGCTAATAAGTCAAATTGTATTAATGTTTCTCTCTTGATTTTTGTTCTACCTTTCAGCAACAATGGATGTTTCGCATGAAATCAATTTGCTGGTGCAGGAGATTCAGCGGCTCGGAACTAAAAGTGAGTTAAGGCTATTATGTTGTGTGATGCAATACAGAATCCCCAAAGTTTTAATAAAGCACAAATGAAAGCGAGTGACTGTATTTGCTCGTGGACAATGCAAATCACTGGGGTGAGTCCAGTTAGAACTCCAAATCAAGAGGCGTTGGATGATGCAAGGGCTTTAACGAGGGTGAATAAACTTTACAGCTGTTCGCCAGCACCACTTCCTGCTGTTTTGTACGACTACTTGTTAGGTGGTAagggtgtctgtgtgtgtggggggtACTTTAAATATTGGTGACTGGAGAACTGAATTTTAACATAAACCAAATAACTCAGTACAAACTTTTCTACTGTCTCTCGTCTCTTCTCTTTGCTGTCTGCTCCCCTTTCCTGCAACCAGTTCAGACCGGTGGTCTAAGCTTCGCCCCTTAAAGGGCCAGCATGACATTTACTGAACAGCCTTTTCTACAACAAATATGCAATCATTTAGTGTTGATCAATAGTCACAGCTCATCACTTCTAATGCTGAAAGCATGAATAACCTCCAACCCTGGGCCATACTTGCACTGTCATCCACTCCACAAACACAGATGtgaagtttgcagatgacaccaccATAGTGGGTCTCATATCAGACAATGATGAGACCCACTACAAAGAGGAGATCCAGCACCTTATTCAGTGGTGTTCAGATAACAACCTTGTTCTGAACACCAGCAAGACCAAGGACGTCAttgtggactacaggaggtccaggaggacagAGCACGCTTCTCTACTCATCAAAAGGGAAGCGGTGGAGCGTGTTGACAACATTAAGTTCCTGAGCATCCACATTACATCTGACCTGACCTGGTCCCTGAACACGGCACACCTAGTGAAGAAGGCTCAACAAAGATTATTCTTCCTTCAGAAGCTGAAATGTGCTGACCTCTCCCCTCAGTTCCTGGCAAACTTCTACAGGGCCACAATAGAAAGCATCCTCTGTCTTGATGCAACAGTGTGGTATGTCAGCTGCACAGCTCAGGACAGAAAGAACTTATCCCAGGTGGTGAAAACAGCACAGGGGATTGTGGGAAATCCTCTTCCAGAGCTGGAGTCCAGATCCAGAAGAAGGCCCAACATATTGCTGTCAACCCCACCCACTGTTTGTTCCACTTCCCTCGGGCAAACGGTACAGGAGCATAAAAATTCTGACctccagactgaaaaacagtttttgtccAAGAGCTGTCCAATCCATTTCCAACTtagacacacacaacagacacattaTGTGCAATAAAGAACTGAGTCTTCCACTGGACTGCACTTTACACTCACCCTACTGCTCATGTGCACTAactctgtttacatatttatatttttgaggatttaaaaaaaaaaaagtttttatttgtatatagtgtgccattttctactttttatcTATAGCTGGGAGTCACCAATCGTAATTTCGCTGtgtggaaacacaatgacaaagatTCTTGATACTGCCTCGAGAACATTCAGTGGATCATTCCCAACATGTCTCAACTATCAGTTAAGTTCTGCTGCTCATAACGATTCAGGCTTATTGTAAAACAGTGGGCTGCTGTCTGAGATAAAGAGCTAGCCATGTGTAATCGTACTGTTTTGCACAGTTCAACTCCtgttaattaaaataattacataagTTGTTGaatcgggctgcacagtgacttggtggtttgcactttggccttgcagctagaagatacCCAGTTTGTGTCCTAGCCTTTGCAGGATGTTTCTACGTTCTCCCTGTCTGATTTCCTCCCACAGtaccaaaaacatgctgaggttaactgatgactctaaattgtccacaggtgtAAATGTTAGTATGATTGtttctctgtgtagccctgtgatagactggtgacctgtccagggtgtcccctgccttcactgtaAGTCAgctgatagactccagcccccgacccgaatgaggattaagtgatgtatagataatggctGGATTGAAATTGTTGAATCGCCTGATGCTTTTGTGTTCAGTTTGTTTAcctatttttgtatttttaacttgTAAATTTCCTACATTGAACAACTAAGTAATCATTGACTACTTGTTTAAACTCTTGCACTTCGCTCCGTTAGaaactcatttttgtaactGTTTTACCCTTCTCTTATTTCAGATGCTGATGGTCAAACTATGGTGAAGTTTGGGGTTTTATTTAATGACGACCGTTGTGCCAATATCTTCGAGGCATTGGTGGGCACCTTGAAGGCAGCCAAAAAGAAGAAGTTGATTAACTTCCAAGGCGAGTTGCTTCTACAGGGCGTCCACGACAACGTTGATATCATCTTGCTCCAAGAATAAGATGGATGTTCGTACAGACGGCCTTCCAGCAGCTGTGTGTACTATTGAATCCTCCTAAATACTGAGCTTTTGCAGTATACCGACCTGTCACTGAGCTTCTGTTTTCACTTATTTCCTTTCATTTACACAGCTCAGTGTTTCAACCAAAACGCATTAACCAATCAGATCAGACGTTACCTATGGACCCAGCTGGCATGTGTGCATATGCTTTTTATCTGATTTCAGTGTGCCAGATTTGataatattttatggttttCAGGGCTGAGCTCTGTTTACAGTTAGTTTCAGATTACATGAAAAGGGGTGTTTCTCAGGCATTGGTTTTATCAACCATAGGTGTCATTTTGCTACACTTTTAAGACTACAAATGCACAAATCAGAAATGTAATATTTGATGTAtggctttttattgttttgggtGAAATTACAGTGGATCACAATCAAATgcctttatttacagtttaggTGTCAGGATAAAAGACACACAGGATTAGATGCTGGCTAAATTTAACAACTATAGCAAACTAATTCACATTTCTAATTGGAACTGTCTGATCTTGACTATTGTGTTGCACTCTGCAAATTCTCCCTTTACGCTTTCAAAAGGCAGTGGGAGTTAAGTCCTCATTACCTGAACAGTATGTAATGTAATGAGTATTACTGCAGGAAAGTCTAGTGCATCTGTAAGACAGAGGGTATTTTGTGTCCACAACAGCGTCACCAAATGGCAGTTCCATTTATTGTTTACATGAGCCATTTCTACTACCTCTTGTGGACTTTGTAATAAGACATTATCAGACCAGTGCTTTTTGAAATTCCTTCATAGAAACTACGACTACACTGACTTTTCAAGTACATTTTAGGAAAGACGATGCACCTTTTTGTACTCATTGCAATGTGCTAcagtagtttttatttcatctttttatatGTAGTCATTAATGAAATTTCTCTGCTAACAAATTCCAAAAATTGCCTTTTCATAAGAATAGCTGCTGAGCAAATGGTGAATGTATTTCTGTGCAATTTTTATTCACGTATAATTACAGGGTGATTGGTGCCAAATGCAAAAGATTAATTTGTATTGATTCTCAGGACCAAATCAACACAACCAAAATATGTTTAATAATTGTCCTGTGACTTAAattagaaacacaaaatgtgcatttagaGTTCCACTACTGTTTTCAATTTTATCACTCTTTATTCTCTACTGTAGGTCCAGTGAAACTTGTAGACCAGATATGAACACTTTCCTACTATCAGAATTAACCATCTACATTTACAgtggatttgtttgttttacacctTCTTGTTATTATTTTCAGCCAAAATATTATTAAAGTGCTCTCAGCTCTGTATGGCCCAAAGCTGTCAAAATTTGTTAAGACAATGTGGAATAAGTAATAGTATGaataaatacagacaaataaatagCAAACAGAATTGAAAGACAAACTGCTGAAATTGAATATAAAATGTTGTATATTAAATAAACAGAATGAGGAAATATTTCATGTTGTTGTGCTGAGCTAGAAGAAAGTGGGCCTCTTTGGGCCTCTGTAGTTTAGCCGGTGGTAGGAGCTATGAGTAACACTTAGTTTGACAGCTACTGTGCTCATTTTCATAATGTCAAACTTTTCGACAGTCGTTCATTAAATGGGGCCTTGGTCGTGTTACCATCCGCACACTATTTGCTTTTTCATGTTGATAAGAAGCAAGTTATCAGACTATATCTGGTCTGAAAGTTTTGTAAAACCCATTCCATATTCACCGCTGTTGGATCAGCCTCGCTAAATCTTTTATGTTCAGGAACTAAgcttgacttgaaatgtgtgaTTTATTTCTCCGCATCAGTGGCATAGATGAATCAAAACTTTGGTGACATTAAGAAAACTAGATGAGCTGAATTGTATTGTGCCATTTTGAATGAACCTACAGTGTAACCTGGTTGCATGACATATAATCATCATGACTAAAGTAATGGGAGAAGTCTAAAAGTTGTAGGACGTACAGAAAAAAGCAAGAGTGAAGAAGGAACATGGTGCTCGCATCACTGTCAAGAATATATCCTGCTGTTGCTCTGGAGTGAGTTTCACTTGACTTTCTAATATACAAATGACAACATCGGCATTTGGTaagataaagaaaataatgagctgTGTCAATACCTCGAGACATTTATGTGAGCAACTTGAGTGGAATACCTGTGTGATGTGTTCAAGCGCATCATTACTGTCTTTTATACTGGCAATAACACATTCCTAAAAGAGCAGAGGTTTCTGTTACTGTGGAATACACTCCAAGAAATAAAATCTTTACACTTGAAGCTTTGAACCTGCTTTGTTGAGTGTTTCATTTTTAGATCTTAAAACTCTGATTCAGAttttaccattaaaaaaaatgttactgaTGTCAGATATGCAACATTAATACTTGACTTCAGTCTGTTGGTTTCTGGTCAAAACACAAGaagtttaaattattttttgtctttgtgttgtatTCATTTTGGTTATCGTAGTACTATTGTCTctgaacagagcagattttAGGCAAAGCTTGTAATTAATTGCTTTGCAATTGTGTAATAGGttcacactgattttttttatggccACTGAAGTGtgttttggtgcaataagattgTAAGAGTAACATAATATATCTTGTATCACTAaaacatttgttgatttttctgttgAAAGTGGGCCAAATTATAGAATTGCTTCTATTAGATCATCTTTAGTTGTGCTTTAGCAGCCTTGAGTAATATATGACACacaagaaatctttaaaaatttcaGATTTATGAATGGGCTTTGGTGCCCTAATCtgtctttcatcatttttatacatttcatTCATTGTGTTGgta includes the following:
- the abracl gene encoding costars family protein ABRACL → MDVSHEINLLVQEIQRLGTKNADGQTMVKFGVLFNDDRCANIFEALVGTLKAAKKKKLINFQGELLLQGVHDNVDIILLQE